In one Takifugu flavidus isolate HTHZ2018 chromosome 9, ASM371156v2, whole genome shotgun sequence genomic region, the following are encoded:
- the nocta gene encoding nocturnin isoform X1: MKTARRCSTLLSQLNTSSRGAPTAWKPLPVAEEAPAPEGRRLCHSGVVGAKGVKGTSPQPKCSSSTHRGGPPVCAMGGTSSTSRLFGTLAQSLNSAPLGQIDLDLEQNLTETDPDQLLRECEEALQRRPARPHRDLVFPNGAAPCHKHDPSIRIMQWNILAQALGEGKDGFIRCPLDALNWEERKYLILEEILTYRPDILCLQEVDHYYDTFQPIMASLGYHGTFLAKPWSPCLDVERNNGPDGCALFFRRSRFSLQATAHLRLSAMMLPTNQVAIVQTLSCQATGQQLCVAVTHLKARSGWERLRSAQGADFLQKLQSITSQDGSHCKASPGSIPLIVCGDFNAEPTEDVYRRFSSSPLGLNSAYKLLSSDRQTEPAYTTWKIRPSGETCSTLDYIWYTSDTLSVEGLLDIPTEEQVGPDRLPSYHYPSDHISLLCDISFREEPHRLM; the protein is encoded by the exons ATGAAGACAGCGCGTCGGTGCTCCACATTGCTCAGCCAGCTGAATACGTCTTCGAGGGGGGCACCGACAGCCTGGAAGCCGCTGCCAGTGGCAGAAGAGGCCCCAGCACCCGAAGGAAGACGACTCTGTCACAGCGGTGTTGTTGGAGCTAAAGGggtcaaagggaccagtccacagCCAAAGTGTTCCAGTTCCACCCATCGTGGCGGCCCGCCAG tTTGTGCAATGGgtggcaccagcagcaccagcaggttgTTTGGAACACTGGCCCAGTCCCTCAACAGTGCCCCCTTGGGTCAAATcgacctggacctggagcagaaCCTGACGGAGACAGACCCAGACCAGCTCCTCAGAGAATGCGAGGAGGCCTTACAGAGACGACCGGCTCGACCACACAGGGATCTGGTCTTTCCCAACGGCGCGGCACCTTGCCATAAGCACGACCCGTCTATCCGGATCATGCAGTGGAACATACTGGCACAAG CTCTTGGTGAGGGGAAGGATGGATTTATCCGATGTCCACTGGATGCTCTGaactgggaggagaggaagtatCTGATTCTGGAGGAGATCCTCACCTACCGCCCTGACATTCTGTGTCTACAGGAAGTGGACCACTACTATGACACATTCCAGCCAATCATGGCAAGCCTGGGTTACCACGGCACCTTCCTGGCCAAACCATGGTCTCCCTGTCTGGATGTTGAGCGGAACAACGGCCCCGATGGCTGCGCGTTGTTTTTCCGCCGCTCACGCTTTTCCCTCCAGGCCACAGCTCATCTGCGACTGTCAGCCATGATGCTGCCGACCAACCAGGTGGCTATTGTGCAGACGCTGTCCTGCCAAGCGACAGGGCAGCAGCTGTGCGTCGCCGTCACCCACCTGAAGGCCCGTAGTGGCTGGGAGAGGCTGCGGAGTGCACAGGGCGCCGATTTCCTGCAGAAGCTACAGAGCATAACATCCCAAGATGGCAGCCATTGTAAAGCTTCGCCTGGCAGTATCCCACTAATCGTATGTGGGGACTTCAATGCGGAGCCCACAGAGGACGTTTACAGGCGCTTTAGCTCCTCCCCCCTGGGCCTGAACTCGGCATACAAGCTACTGagctctgacagacagacagagccagCCTATACCACATGGAAGATCCGCCCCTCTGGAGAGACCTGCAGCACCCTGGACTACATATGGTACACCAGCGACACTCTGAGTGTGGAGGGTTTATTAGACATTCCCACAGAGGAGCAGGTCGGCCCAGACCGCCTCCCTTCATACCACTACCCCTCTGATCACATATCGCTGCTTTGTGATATAAGTTTTAGAGAAGAGCCCCATAGGCTGATGTAG
- the nocta gene encoding nocturnin isoform X2 has product MGGTSSTSRLFGTLAQSLNSAPLGQIDLDLEQNLTETDPDQLLRECEEALQRRPARPHRDLVFPNGAAPCHKHDPSIRIMQWNILAQALGEGKDGFIRCPLDALNWEERKYLILEEILTYRPDILCLQEVDHYYDTFQPIMASLGYHGTFLAKPWSPCLDVERNNGPDGCALFFRRSRFSLQATAHLRLSAMMLPTNQVAIVQTLSCQATGQQLCVAVTHLKARSGWERLRSAQGADFLQKLQSITSQDGSHCKASPGSIPLIVCGDFNAEPTEDVYRRFSSSPLGLNSAYKLLSSDRQTEPAYTTWKIRPSGETCSTLDYIWYTSDTLSVEGLLDIPTEEQVGPDRLPSYHYPSDHISLLCDISFREEPHRLM; this is encoded by the exons ATGGgtggcaccagcagcaccagcaggttgTTTGGAACACTGGCCCAGTCCCTCAACAGTGCCCCCTTGGGTCAAATcgacctggacctggagcagaaCCTGACGGAGACAGACCCAGACCAGCTCCTCAGAGAATGCGAGGAGGCCTTACAGAGACGACCGGCTCGACCACACAGGGATCTGGTCTTTCCCAACGGCGCGGCACCTTGCCATAAGCACGACCCGTCTATCCGGATCATGCAGTGGAACATACTGGCACAAG CTCTTGGTGAGGGGAAGGATGGATTTATCCGATGTCCACTGGATGCTCTGaactgggaggagaggaagtatCTGATTCTGGAGGAGATCCTCACCTACCGCCCTGACATTCTGTGTCTACAGGAAGTGGACCACTACTATGACACATTCCAGCCAATCATGGCAAGCCTGGGTTACCACGGCACCTTCCTGGCCAAACCATGGTCTCCCTGTCTGGATGTTGAGCGGAACAACGGCCCCGATGGCTGCGCGTTGTTTTTCCGCCGCTCACGCTTTTCCCTCCAGGCCACAGCTCATCTGCGACTGTCAGCCATGATGCTGCCGACCAACCAGGTGGCTATTGTGCAGACGCTGTCCTGCCAAGCGACAGGGCAGCAGCTGTGCGTCGCCGTCACCCACCTGAAGGCCCGTAGTGGCTGGGAGAGGCTGCGGAGTGCACAGGGCGCCGATTTCCTGCAGAAGCTACAGAGCATAACATCCCAAGATGGCAGCCATTGTAAAGCTTCGCCTGGCAGTATCCCACTAATCGTATGTGGGGACTTCAATGCGGAGCCCACAGAGGACGTTTACAGGCGCTTTAGCTCCTCCCCCCTGGGCCTGAACTCGGCATACAAGCTACTGagctctgacagacagacagagccagCCTATACCACATGGAAGATCCGCCCCTCTGGAGAGACCTGCAGCACCCTGGACTACATATGGTACACCAGCGACACTCTGAGTGTGGAGGGTTTATTAGACATTCCCACAGAGGAGCAGGTCGGCCCAGACCGCCTCCCTTCATACCACTACCCCTCTGATCACATATCGCTGCTTTGTGATATAAGTTTTAGAGAAGAGCCCCATAGGCTGATGTAG